One Dioscorea cayenensis subsp. rotundata cultivar TDr96_F1 chromosome 17, TDr96_F1_v2_PseudoChromosome.rev07_lg8_w22 25.fasta, whole genome shotgun sequence DNA window includes the following coding sequences:
- the LOC120280911 gene encoding transcription factor MYB62-like: MSDNQGAMVDLRRGPWTLEEDSLLVHYIALHGEGRWNLLARSSGLKRTGKSCRLRWLNYLKPDVKRGNLSPEEQFLILELHSRWGNRWSRIAQHLPGRTDNEIKNYWRTRVQKQARQMKIDSNSSLFADAVRCFWMPRLLEKMQASSYSSSTSSTTTVTNNSNTSCSSYSMVNGCLPLSCGSSNNEKKNHEVVVVNQSGSELMFNNSLTSSGMMNEMPSSNSSLMDDDELGPLLMENSLMENDESWAMDEFWHARNVHEWGGGM, translated from the exons ATGTCTGATAACCAGGGCGCCATGGTGGACCTCCGCAGAGGTCCTTGGACTCTTGAAGAAGACTCTCTCCTTGTCCACTACATTGCTCTTCATGGTGAAGGCCGTTGGAATCTCCTTGCTCGCTCTtccg GGTTGAAGAGGACTGGAAAGAGTTGTAGACTGAGATGGTTGAACTACTTGAAGCCAGATGTTAAACGTGGGAATCTAAGTCCTGAAGAACAATTCTTGATACTTGAACTTCATTCAAGGTGGGGAAACAGATGGTCTAGGATTGCACAACATCTTCCTGGAAGGACtgataatgaaatcaagaatTATTGGAGAACTAGAGTTCAGAAACAAGCTAGACAGATGAAGATAGATTCAAATAGTTCTTTGTTTGCTGATGCTGTTCGGTGTTTTTGGATGCCAAGGTTGCTTGAAAAGATGCAagcttcttcttattcttcttctacttcttcaacTACTACTGTTACTAATAATAGTAATACTAGTTGTTCTTCTTATTCAATGGTTAATGGATGTCTTCCTTTAAGCTGTGGAAGTTCTaataatgagaagaaaaatcatgaggtggtggtggtgaatcAAAGTGGGTCAGAGTTGATGTTCAATAACTCACTGACAAGTTCAGGGATGATGAATGAGATGCCAAGTAGCAATAGTTCATTAATGGATGATGATGAGCTTGGTCCATTGTTGATGGAGAACTCTTTGATGGAGAATGATGAGTCATGGGCCATGGATGAGTTTTGGCATGCTAGAAATGTGCATGAGTGGGGTGGTGGAatgtag
- the LOC120280495 gene encoding probable leucine-rich repeat receptor-like protein kinase At2g33170, which translates to MLVQNRQLSKLSFPVFATATVSAKLSLPYPLISFLESLPQSSQCLLLLNNTLPPCQWSGVSCSSNSTSITSIDLSKLGLSGQLSSSASHFCRITTLREIILSYSNISRPIPPFLFHCTSLTSLCLGYNSLSGPIPPNVLLATHLTELVLSYNFLFGIITSDTFVGLRNLQYLFMEYNDFTGELPRSLLSLTGLTALDLSKNQFNVTIPEGISQLLYHGGGALKESSLFSSSLGASCWRHLLQPWKLVSPWKKARAWAWRKFPSLASVEHITFSCFDDDPDLMDVVYSVGWLNVAAKARTCSISVSSIIFVHLYYCSYLLVRVDSDQVKSEALNPVGPNPTGLGRSKLWSFQVTSFVGSLLPELGNCNSLVELQLQFNLIRGPIPPEISNLKKLEKLYLYDNELEGIIPP; encoded by the exons ATGTTAGTTCAGAATCGCCAACTCAGCAAGCTTAGTTTTCCAGTTTTCGCCACCGCCACTGTCTCGGCCAAGCTTTCACTCCCTTATCCTCTCATCTCCTTCCTTGAAAGCCTCCCACAATCCTCACAGTGCTTGCTTCTCTTGAACAACACCCTGCCACCCTGCCAATGGTCGGGTGTCTCCTGCTCTtccaactcaacaagcattacCTCCATCGACCTCTCGAAGCTCGGCCTCTCCGGCCAACTCTCCTCATCTGCTTCCCATTTCTGTCGTATCACCACGCTCCGTGAGATCATTCTCAGCTACAGCAACATCTCCAGGCCTATCCCCCCTTTCCTCTTCCACTGCACTTCACTTACCAGCCTCTGCCTCGGCTACAACTCCCTCTCCGGTCCCATCCCTCCAAACGTCCTCCTTGCCACCCATCTCACCGAGCTCGTCCTTAGCTACAACTTCCTCTTTG GAATCATCACTAGTGATACCTTTGTGGGTCTTCGGAATCTGCAGTACCTCTTCATGGAATACAATGACTTCACTGGTGAGTTGCCCAGGAGTTTGCTTAGTCTCACTGGTTTGACAGCGTTGGACCTTTCTAAAAACCAGTTTAATGTCACTATACCTGAAGGCATTAGCCAACTTCTCTAT CATGGTGGTGGAGCTCTTAAGGAGAGCAGCCTCTTCTCCTCTTCCTTGGGAGCATCTTGCTGGAGACACCTTCTGCAACCTTGGAAGCTTGTTTCCCCTTGGAAGAAGGCTAGAGCTTGGGCTTGGAGGAAGTTCCCTTCACTGGCAAGTGTAGAG CATATTACCTTCTCATGTTTTGATGATGATCCTGATCTTATGGATGTTGTGTATTCAGTTGGTTGGCttaatgt GGCTGCTAAAGCCCGTACTTGTAGTATTTCAGTTTCTAGTATCATATTTGTGCATCTGTATTACTGTTCAtatctgcttgttagggttgactctgaccaggtcaaaTCTGAGGCCTTAAACCCAGTGGGGCCCAATCCTACTGGATTAGGCCGATCT AAACTCTGGAGCTTTCAAGTAACCAGCTTTGTGGGGTCTTTACTACCCGAGCTTGGGAACTGCAATTCCTTGGTTGAACTTCAGCTTCAGTTTAATCTCATCAGAGGTCCTATCCCACCAGAGATTTCCAATCTGAAGAAGCTGGAGAAGCTCTACCTCTAtgataatgagttggagggaaTCATTCCACCGTAA
- the LOC120280913 gene encoding transcription factor BEE 1-like has protein sequence MSTDSSFSFIDMDSTMELMHHFDEIKDNVSDYSLPPVPFIDNLSVLFPTENEEDKKRKAEALPETFSGNSSAITDDKHKERNCSVKKKRRRSNSKDDEKPKEVVHVRAKRGQATDSHSLAERVRREKINERMRCLQDLVPGCYKAMGMAVMLDEIINYVQSLQNQVEFLSMKLSAASSFYDFNLDIEAMATQQVNDAYEAQEGHGGCTTSFPFIQHWPF, from the exons ATGTCAACAGATTCATCCTTTTCCTTCATTGACATGGACTCAACCATGGAGCTCATGCACCATTTTGATGAGATCAAGGATAATGTGAGTGATTATAGTTTGCCTCCAGTACCATTTATCGATAATTTATCGGTATTATTTCCGACCGAGAACGAGGAGGACAAGAAAAGGAAAGCCGAGGCTTTACCGGAGACTTTCTCCGGCAACTCTTCCGCTATCACCGATGACAAACACAAGGAGAGAAAT TGCTCggtgaaaaaaaagagaaggagaagcaaTTCAAAGGATGATGAGAAGCCAAAGGAAGTTGTTCATGTGAGAGCTAAGAGAGGCCAAGCCACTGACAGCCATAGTTTAGCTGAAAGA GTGAGGAGAGAGAAGATAAATGAAAGGATGAGATGTTTACAAGACCTTGTTCCTGGTTGCTATAAG GCAATGGGAATGGCAGTAATGCTTGATGAGATTATAAACTATGTTCAATCACTCCAAAATCAAGTTGAG TTTCTCTCAATGAAGCTCTCTGCAGCAAGCTCTTTCTATGACTTTAATTTAGACATTGAAGCCATGGCAACACAACAG GTAAATGATGCATATGAAGCTCAAGAAGGTCATGGGGGATGTACTACAAGCTTTCCTTTCATTCAGCATTGGCCTTTTTGA
- the LOC120280908 gene encoding uncharacterized protein LOC120280908, translating to MDPFSDPFISGAGDSSSSATSSADHGWQKVSYAKRQRRPNPAPAAADHRPNGVSSNVFASVERSAFERRKAIEAAAEEYDAAPSRSRPGPVAAAVDSDEDDDSAGEGGKENRAVEDEKKIKQKKPKKPKVSVAEAASKIDATNLAVFLADVSASYESQTDIQLMRFADYFARAFASVSASMFPTKMFKESPVSKIDIPLSHIPDAVYKTSVDWIAQKPVEALGGFVLWCLDVIYADLASQSVPAKGSKKSAAQLPSKAQVAIFAGLAMIIRRKPDVLVSITPKLRESTKYQGQDMVPIIIWSVGQASQGDLVIGMYLCSHFLLPSICGKSNVNPQFRDWVLQLVERILSGPKARSILLNGAVRKGERLVPPSALDLLMQSAFPAPSARVKATDRFTAVYPTLKELALAGSPGTKTTKQASQQLLPYTIKAMQGDNPELTKEATDVFLWCLAQNAECYKQWEKLYLENISESVAVLRKLSDEWKVYSGKLSPLDHLKETLNHLRAKNEEALSGSLDASSQASVKEADKYCNMILRRLKRGFSCGKGAVLILTVAIAAAAFVNWNEPPEILSSILEMNSKFFQP from the exons ATGGATCCCTTCTCCGATCCCTTCATCAGCGGCGCCGGTGACTCCTCATCGTCGGCCACCTCGTCGGCGGACCACGGCTGGCAGAAGGTCTCATACGCGAAGCGCCAGCGTCGCCCGAACCCAGCCCCTGCCGCCGCCGATCACCGACCCAATGGAGTCTCTTCCAATGTCTTCGCCTCCGTTGAGCGATCCGCCTTTGAACGCCGTAAAGCAATCGAGGCGGCTGCGGAGGAATACGATGCCGCACCATCCAGATCGCGCCCTGGACCCGTTGCTGCTGCTGTGGATtctgatgaggatgatgatagtGCTGGGGAGGGTGGGAAGGAGAATAGAGCTGTGGAGGATGAGAAGAAGATCAAGCAGAAGAAGCCGAAGAAACCTAAGGTCTCTGTTGCGGAAGCCGCGTCCAAAATCGATGCTACGAATCTTGCCGTATTCCTTGCTGATGTCTCG GCTTCGTATGAATCGCAGACGGATATCCAGCTGATGAGATTTGCTGATTATTTTGCGCGAGCATTTGCATCTGTGAGCGCATCAATGTTTCCCACCAAGATGTTCAAGGAATCACCTGTTTCGAAGATCGAT ATTCCCCTGTCCCATATACCTGATGCAGTTTATAAAACCTCGGTGGATTGGATTGCTCAAAAGCCTGTTGAAGCTCTTggtggttttgttttgtggtgcCTGGATGTCATCTATGCTGATCTGGCAAGTCAATCAGTACCTGCTAAGGGCTCAAAAAAATCTGCGGCACAGCTGCCTTCAAAGGCTCAG GTTGCAATTTTTGCGGGACTTGCAATGATAATAAGGAGGAAACCTGATGTACTTGTGAGCATTACTCCAAAATTAAGAGAGAGCACAAAGTATCAAGGACAAGACATGGTTCCTATCATTATATGGAGCGTAGGTCAA GCTTCTCAGGGAGATCTTGTTATTGGAATGTATTTGTGTTCACATTTTCTGCTTCCTTCAATATGTGGAAAGTCAAATGTTAATCCACAATTTCGTGACTGGGTTTTGCAATTGGTTGAGAG GATCCTGTCTGGGCCAAAGGCTAGATCTATCTTACTGAATGGTGCTGTGAGAAAGGGAGAGCGCCTGGTTCCACCTTCCGCGCTTGATTTGCTGATGCAATCTGCATTTCCTGCTCCTTCTGCAAGAGTCAAG GCTACTGATAGGTTTACTGCTGTTTATCCCACCCTTAAAGAGCTGGCTCTGGCTGGTTCTCCTGGAACTAAAACTACAAAACAAGCATCACAGCAGCTTTTACCTTACACAATTAAAGCGATGCAGGGAG ACAATCCTGAATTGACCAAAGAAGCAACTGATGTCTTCTTATGGTGTTTGGCTCAAAATGCGGAATGTTACAAGCAGTGG GAAAAACTATATTTGGAGAATATCAGTGAAAGTGTTGCTGTTCTGCGGAAACTTTCTGATGAATGGAAGGTGTACTCGGGGAAACTCTCTCCTTTGGATCATCTGAAGGAAACTCTTAATCACTTGAGAGCCAAG AATGAAGAGGCCCTATCTGGTTCTTTAGATGCCAGTAGCCAGGCATCTGTCAAAGAGGCTGACAAGTACTGTAACATGATCCTGAGACGGTTAAAGCGCGGGTTTAGCTGTGGAAAGGGTGCGGTGCTTATCTTAACGGTGGCAATTGCGGCTGCCGCATTTGTCAACTGGAATGAACCTCCAGAGATATTATCAAGCATTCTAGAGATGAACTCGAAGTTCTTCCAACCATGA
- the LOC120280910 gene encoding endonuclease 2, which produces MSNKIDILTLILLFLGLPSFSHGWGVDGHLITCQIAQNLLTESAANAVKQLLPTFADDDLSSLCSWADKVKFKYPWSSPLHYIDTPDHLCNYNYDRDCKNENGDKGMCVSGAINNYTNQLLAYGSSFSSAYNLTESLLFLSHFIGDIHQPLHVGFTSDKGGNAIDVHWYTKKEVLHHVWDDDIIETAEERFYNSDVEQFVNAIRQNISGSWSDQVEKWQKCSYNKTSCPDVYATESITAACQWAYRNATEGSVLDDDYFLSRLPVVNLRLAEGGVRLAATLNRIFRQ; this is translated from the exons ATGtccaataaaattgatattCTTACTCTCATCCTTCTCTTTCTCGGTCTTCCATCATTCAGCCATGGTTGGGGAGTAGATGGTCATCTCATCACTTGCCAAATAGCTCAg AATCTCTTAACTGAATCAGCAGCAAATGCAGTAAAACAACTCCTGCCGACCTTCGCCGACGATGATCTTAGTAGCTTATGCTCTTGGGCAGACAAAGTGAAGTTCAAGTATCCCTGGTCATCTCCTCTTCACTACATTGACACTCCTGATCACCTCTGTAACTATAATTATGACA GAGATTGTAAGAATGAGAATGGAGATAAAGGGATGTGTGTTTCTGGAGCTATAAACAACTACACCAATCAACTTTTGGCTTATGGAAGCTCTTTTTCTAGTGCTTATAATCTCACAGAATCacttcttttcctttctcatTTCATTGGTGACATTCATCAG ccaTTGCATGTGGGGTTTACATCAGATAAAGGAGGCAATGCAATTGATGTTCATTGGTACACAAAGAAAGAAGTTCTCCACCAT GTTTGGGATGATGACATAATTGAGACAGCAGAAGAGAGATTTTATAATTCTGATGTTGAGCAATTTGTCAATGCAATTAGACAAAACATATCG GGAAGCTGGTCTGATCAAGTGGAGAAATGGCAGAAATGCAGTTACAACAAAACATCCTGCCCTGATGT GTATGCAACTGAAAGCATCACTGCAGCATGTCAATGGGCTTACAGAAATGCGACCGAAGGATCGGTTTTAGAcg atgattattttttatccaGATTACCAGTTGTTAATCTTCGGTTAGCTGAAGGTGGAGTTAGATTAGCAGCAACACTCAACAGAATATTCAGACAATAG
- the LOC120280912 gene encoding protein MAO HUZI 4, chloroplastic, which translates to MSLLLCSPSSSRISLQRKPSWTASRHQSFISMEEQKVLGFRSTNNEFIGMRIAGLGNKLRIQWNFLGGSRVMVHPKVTRLNNLRKGPIISASWLASSQIASSAFTLGTIAVLPFYTLMVLAPNTDLTRRTMESSMPYVLLGVLYAYLLYLSWTPDTLRAMFASKYWLPELPGITRMFSNEMTVSSAWIHLLAVDLFAARQVFHDGLKNKIETRHSVSLCLLFCPVGIVTHVITKVITQMAKRSH; encoded by the exons ATGTCTCTTCTCCTTTGCTCTCCCTCTTCCTCCAGGATCTCTCTTCAG AGAAAACCATCATGGACCGCCAGTCGGCATCAGTCTTTTATCAGCATGGAAGAGCAAAAGGTGCTTGGTTTTAGAAGTACAAACAATGAGTTTATCGGCATGCGAATTGCTGGCTTGGGAAACAAACTCAGAATTCAATGGAATTTTCTTGGTGGATCGAGAGTTATGGTTCATCCGAAAGTTACAAGATTGAACAATCTCCGAAAAGGCCCCATTATTTCAGCTTCAT GGCTGGCGAGTTCTCAGATAGCTTCTAGTGCCTTCACTTTGGGCACCATTGCCGTTCTTCCATTCTATACTTTGATGGTTTTGGCGCCTAATACTGATTTG ACACGAAGAACCATGGAGAGTAGTATGCCTTATGTGCTACTTGGTGTTCTTTATGCATACCTTCTTTACCTTTCGTGGACTCCTGACACTTTACGCGCAATGTTTGCAAGCAAATACTGGCTTCCAGAG TTGCCTGGAATTACAAGAATGTTCTCCAATGAAATGACTGTGTCTTCTGCATGGATTCATTTACTGGCTGTCGATCTCTTCGCTGCGAG GCAGGTGTTTCACGACGGCTTGAAGAACAAAATAGAGACAAGGCATTCAGTTTCGTTGTGCCTGCTTTTCTGTCCCGTTGGCATCGTCACTCATGTGATCACCAAGGTAATAACTCAAATGGCGAAAAGATCACACTGA